A single Calidifontibacter indicus DNA region contains:
- a CDS encoding dihydrolipoamide acetyltransferase family protein yields MGVKLFNLPDPGEGLVEADIVTWKIKPGDEVKVNDVVVEIETAKSLVELPIPWAGVVVELLVAEGDTVDVGKAIVSIEVAGEESDAPAAPAEPAAAPAAGSSAPDAGEERVANLVGYGAVAGATTRRARRGAPAVAPAPAASAPSPAAAAAPAVPAPAAPAPAAPSALAAPSAPSGKVLAKPPVRKFAKDNGVDLSAITPARADGVITRAEVEAHLAGAPSGISPVVEPGDAAARVETARETRTPVKGVRKMTAQAMVGSAFTAPHVTEFITVDMTRAMELVDRLKADREFKGVKVTPLLVLAKALLVAVKRNPQINATWDEAAQEIVVKHYVNLGIAASTPRGLIVPNIKDADRMTMRELADAMGSLVETARDGKTPPSDMAGGSITITNVGVFGVDNGTPIINPGEAAILCFGAVRKMPWVVTDTAGNDTIVPRQVTQLSLSFDHRLVDGDLGSRFLADVAALMEDPAKTLVWG; encoded by the coding sequence ATGGGTGTGAAGCTGTTCAACCTGCCCGACCCGGGCGAGGGGCTCGTCGAGGCCGACATCGTCACCTGGAAGATCAAGCCGGGCGACGAGGTGAAGGTCAACGACGTCGTCGTCGAGATCGAGACCGCAAAATCGTTGGTGGAGTTGCCGATTCCGTGGGCCGGCGTCGTCGTCGAGCTGCTCGTCGCCGAGGGCGACACGGTCGATGTGGGCAAGGCGATCGTGTCCATCGAGGTGGCCGGGGAGGAGTCCGACGCGCCGGCTGCTCCGGCTGAGCCGGCTGCCGCTCCGGCGGCTGGGTCGTCCGCTCCGGACGCCGGTGAGGAGCGGGTCGCGAACCTCGTGGGGTACGGCGCTGTTGCCGGTGCGACCACGCGGCGTGCGCGTCGTGGTGCGCCTGCTGTGGCTCCGGCTCCGGCTGCCTCCGCTCCGAGTCCGGCGGCTGCCGCTGCGCCGGCTGTTCCGGCCCCGGCCGCCCCGGCTCCCGCTGCGCCGTCCGCGCTGGCGGCCCCGTCCGCGCCGTCCGGCAAGGTGCTCGCCAAGCCGCCGGTGCGAAAGTTCGCCAAGGACAACGGAGTCGACCTGTCCGCGATCACCCCGGCGCGTGCCGACGGGGTCATCACCCGCGCCGAGGTGGAGGCGCACCTCGCCGGTGCGCCGTCCGGAATCTCGCCGGTGGTCGAGCCGGGCGACGCAGCAGCGCGAGTCGAAACCGCCCGCGAGACGCGCACCCCGGTCAAGGGCGTGCGCAAGATGACCGCGCAGGCGATGGTCGGGTCGGCGTTCACCGCGCCGCATGTCACGGAGTTCATCACCGTCGACATGACCCGCGCGATGGAACTCGTCGACCGGCTCAAGGCCGATCGCGAGTTCAAGGGCGTCAAGGTGACTCCGTTGTTGGTGCTCGCCAAGGCGTTGCTCGTCGCGGTGAAGCGCAATCCGCAGATCAACGCGACGTGGGACGAAGCCGCGCAGGAGATCGTGGTCAAGCACTACGTCAACCTCGGCATCGCCGCGTCGACGCCGCGTGGCCTCATCGTGCCGAACATCAAGGACGCCGACCGCATGACCATGCGCGAGCTGGCCGATGCGATGGGCTCGCTGGTCGAGACCGCCCGCGACGGCAAGACCCCGCCGTCCGACATGGCGGGCGGCTCGATCACGATCACCAACGTCGGTGTCTTCGGTGTCGACAACGGCACCCCGATCATCAACCCGGGCGAGGCCGCGATCCTGTGCTTCGGCGCCGTCCGCAAGATGCCGTGGGTGGTGACCGACACGGCGGGCAACGACACGATCGTGCCGCGCCAGGTCACGCAGTTGTCGCTGTCGTTCGACCACCGGCTGGTCGACGGCGACCTCGGCTCGCGCTTCCTGGCCGATGTCGCGGCCCTCATGGAAGACCCCGCTAAGACCCTCGTCTGGGGCTGA
- a CDS encoding NHL domain-containing thioredoxin family protein — MTDGLRLRAPELRGRRWLNTGGVDLDLAALRGRVVVLDFWTFCCVNCLHVLDELRPLDQEFADSLVIVGVHSPKFEHEGRPEAVEAAVERYAVHHPVLDDPELVTWDAYTARAWPTLVVIDPEGYIVGQMSGEGHAHGLATLVRELIAEHSAKGTLRQGDSPYVAADEQATALRFPGKVAQLADGSFVVSDTAHHEVVHLEADLVTERARYGGEGVFNEPQGVLVLPPEAVDRLGYDLLVADTVNHRIASIRLSDGRIRTEAGTGEQLRERSGSGPALKQALSSPWDLAWWIDRAVIAMAGTHQLWALHLAADPADSTVAVLAGTSAEGLRDGVADEAWLAQPSGLATSRDGKRVWIADSETSALRSIELTDNGFELTTHVGEGLFDFGFVDGARADARMQHPLGVAEAADGAVLVADTYNGAVRRFDPATGLLSTVLTDLAEPSDLLPLDDGTVVVVESAAHRVDRRRLPASATAGGDRGSVRRAATDVSPGTLELQVNFAPPTGQKLDDRYGDPTMLMVSSTPEALLRAGAGRAEGLARALEIDPTVGDGVLHISVRAAACDASGPDGEVPEHAACHLYQQDWGIPVRVVDGGDDRLELDLRGV, encoded by the coding sequence GTGACCGACGGACTGCGCCTGCGGGCACCCGAACTGCGCGGACGGCGCTGGCTCAACACCGGCGGCGTCGACCTCGACCTCGCGGCCCTGCGCGGACGCGTCGTCGTGCTCGATTTCTGGACCTTCTGCTGCGTCAACTGTCTGCACGTGCTCGACGAACTGCGGCCGCTGGACCAGGAGTTCGCCGACTCGCTGGTGATCGTCGGGGTGCACTCGCCGAAGTTCGAGCACGAGGGTCGACCGGAGGCGGTCGAAGCGGCCGTGGAGCGCTACGCGGTGCACCACCCGGTGCTCGACGACCCCGAGCTGGTGACCTGGGACGCGTACACCGCGCGGGCCTGGCCCACGCTGGTCGTGATCGACCCGGAGGGCTACATCGTCGGTCAGATGTCGGGTGAGGGACACGCTCACGGACTCGCCACCCTCGTGCGCGAACTGATTGCCGAGCACTCCGCCAAAGGCACTCTGCGCCAGGGCGATTCGCCGTACGTCGCGGCTGACGAGCAGGCCACCGCCCTGCGCTTCCCAGGAAAGGTGGCGCAGCTGGCCGACGGTTCGTTCGTGGTGAGCGACACCGCTCATCACGAGGTGGTGCACCTCGAGGCCGATCTGGTCACTGAGCGGGCCCGTTACGGCGGGGAGGGCGTGTTCAACGAGCCGCAGGGTGTGTTGGTGCTCCCGCCGGAAGCCGTCGATCGCCTCGGCTACGACCTGCTGGTCGCCGACACCGTCAATCACCGCATCGCCTCGATCCGCTTGTCGGACGGCCGAATTCGCACCGAAGCGGGCACCGGCGAGCAGTTGCGCGAGCGTTCGGGAAGCGGCCCGGCACTCAAGCAGGCGCTGTCCTCCCCGTGGGATCTCGCGTGGTGGATCGACCGGGCCGTCATCGCGATGGCGGGCACCCATCAGTTGTGGGCGTTGCATCTTGCGGCAGACCCGGCCGACAGCACGGTGGCGGTGCTGGCCGGCACCAGCGCGGAGGGCTTGCGCGACGGCGTCGCCGACGAGGCATGGCTCGCCCAGCCGTCCGGTCTGGCGACCTCGCGCGACGGCAAGCGGGTGTGGATCGCCGACTCCGAGACCTCGGCGTTGCGCTCGATCGAGTTGACGGACAACGGTTTCGAGCTCACCACCCACGTCGGCGAGGGGCTGTTCGACTTCGGCTTCGTCGACGGCGCACGAGCCGACGCGCGCATGCAACACCCGCTCGGCGTCGCCGAGGCAGCGGACGGCGCGGTGCTGGTGGCCGACACCTACAACGGCGCGGTGCGCCGGTTCGACCCGGCGACCGGGCTGCTCTCGACCGTGCTCACCGACCTCGCCGAACCCAGTGACCTGCTGCCGCTCGACGACGGCACCGTGGTGGTCGTCGAATCGGCGGCGCATCGCGTCGACCGGCGCCGGCTGCCAGCTTCTGCGACGGCCGGCGGCGATCGAGGCAGCGTGCGCCGCGCCGCCACCGATGTCTCGCCCGGCACGCTCGAACTGCAGGTCAACTTCGCCCCGCCCACCGGCCAGAAGCTCGACGACCGGTACGGCGACCCGACGATGCTGATGGTCTCCTCGACCCCGGAGGCGCTGCTGCGCGCCGGCGCCGGTCGCGCCGAGGGCCTGGCCCGAGCGCTCGAGATCGACCCGACCGTCGGCGACGGCGTGCTGCACATCAGCGTGCGGGCCGCGGCCTGCGACGCGTCGGGGCCCGACGGCGAGGTGCCCGAGCACGCCGCCTGCCATCTCTACCAACAGGACTGGGGCATCCCGGTGCGGGTGGTCGACGGCGGCGACGACCGGCTCGAACTCGACCTGCGCGGGGTCTGA
- a CDS encoding MarR family winged helix-turn-helix transcriptional regulator produces the protein MSISSEVAGELATDLIHVMKKLTALRHLVPRFHPAVDVSAYPVLLALKRDEQRVSDIATCIHSDVSTVSRQITHLVSAGIAEKVADPADGRAQVVRLTAEGRRVIDDLAASRAEWFREMLDGWTTAEVKEFASYLARFDSTLTTELERRNSPGKEDA, from the coding sequence ATGTCCATCAGTTCCGAGGTCGCGGGCGAACTCGCCACCGACCTCATCCACGTCATGAAGAAGCTGACCGCGCTGCGGCACCTCGTGCCACGCTTCCATCCCGCCGTCGACGTCTCGGCCTACCCGGTGTTGCTCGCGCTGAAGCGTGACGAGCAGCGAGTGTCGGACATCGCGACGTGCATCCACTCCGACGTCTCCACGGTCAGCCGGCAGATCACCCACCTGGTGTCCGCCGGCATCGCGGAGAAGGTCGCCGATCCCGCCGACGGACGCGCCCAGGTGGTGCGTCTCACCGCCGAAGGACGCCGAGTCATCGACGACCTGGCGGCCAGTCGAGCCGAATGGTTCCGGGAAATGCTCGACGGGTGGACCACCGCCGAGGTGAAGGAGTTCGCCTCCTACCTCGCCCGCTTCGACTCCACTCTCACCACTGAACTCGAACGACGAAACTCCCCCGGAAAGGAGGACGCATGA
- a CDS encoding ABC transporter permease: MVITWGISLVACCVLLLAIPVLLEWRAGTGLAPSIAIAGLRSIVQLVVVALLIVFAISHLWATLLVTVAMFTMAVLTSVGRVGVSRRQAPMAALAMGAGLLPVLAVTVFSGTIPFKGVALIPIAGVVMNNIMSVHTLGGRNSFRALEEQHEIFEGYLALGLPAQTAAAQVLHPRIKESLIPGIDSVKTAGIVTLPGAFLGVMLGGGSPMDATMAQVVVLLGVLCAQSCTALAQYELIIRGRLLRDDLRSLFRPSPAVASGHAPG, from the coding sequence GTGGTCATCACCTGGGGCATCTCGCTCGTCGCGTGCTGCGTGCTGCTGCTGGCGATCCCCGTGCTCCTGGAATGGCGGGCCGGCACCGGGCTCGCCCCCTCGATCGCGATCGCCGGGCTGCGCTCCATCGTCCAGTTGGTCGTGGTTGCGCTGCTCATCGTGTTCGCGATCTCGCACCTGTGGGCAACGCTGCTGGTCACCGTGGCGATGTTCACGATGGCGGTGCTGACCAGTGTCGGGCGCGTCGGCGTCAGTCGCCGCCAGGCGCCGATGGCCGCGCTCGCGATGGGCGCCGGGCTGCTGCCGGTGCTCGCGGTGACGGTGTTCTCCGGCACCATCCCGTTCAAGGGGGTCGCGCTCATCCCGATCGCCGGCGTCGTGATGAACAACATCATGTCGGTGCACACCCTCGGCGGCCGCAACTCCTTCCGCGCACTCGAGGAGCAGCACGAGATCTTCGAGGGCTACCTTGCCCTCGGCCTGCCCGCGCAGACCGCGGCCGCGCAGGTGCTCCACCCGCGGATCAAGGAGTCGCTGATCCCCGGCATCGACAGCGTGAAGACCGCCGGCATCGTCACCCTGCCCGGAGCGTTCCTGGGCGTGATGCTCGGCGGCGGGTCGCCGATGGACGCCACGATGGCGCAGGTGGTCGTGCTGCTCGGGGTGCTGTGTGCGCAGAGCTGCACGGCGCTCGCGCAGTACGAACTCATCATCCGCGGCCGGCTCCTGCGCGACGATCTGCGTTCGTTGTTCCGACCGTCCCCCGCGGTGGCGTCGGGTCACGCACCCGGGTAA
- a CDS encoding MDR family MFS transporter: protein MSTATAAVKPSAPSDGEYTHSQIMRILMGLLMGMFLAALDQTIVSTAIRTIGDELHGLSMQAWVTTAYLITSTIATPIYGKLGDLYGRKKLFLFAITVFVIGSFACAFATSMTMLAVFRAVQGIGAGGLFTLALAIIGDIVPPRERAKYTGYFMATFATSSVLGPVIGGLFAETSSIVGITGWRWVFLVNVPLGIAAMFVVSRTLHLHHVRREARIDWWGAAALVVALVPLLTVAEQGRTWGWGSTNAIIAYVIGAIGVIAFYLAERAMGDDALIPLRIFRIRAVSVTIVASIIVGLGMFGAMMVLPLYMQIVHGASPMMSGLMMLPMVVGMMSMAMTSGFITAKTGIIRPFPIIGTAIAVIAMALLWTVDADTNLAVVMAYMLVLGVGIGNCMQPLTLIVQNAVPPQEIGVATSAATFFRQLGGTLGVAVFLSILFSTVGDKISSAFKTAMPGIQAAVAKDPSLLQNPYNAGVLKGDTKIMAQVQDDSSIISKMSDVVGHPFKVGFADSISQIFIAAAAVMFVGFLVTLLMPKVELRSQSAGAAMRQQAAEGGSSADEAGDNFAGLEPGTAPAGTAPAVNAAACDIDATDSTIDDDADTAAKHAASGDVEVEAPSHTTPKHLAD, encoded by the coding sequence ATGAGCACCGCCACCGCCGCTGTGAAGCCCTCGGCACCGTCCGACGGCGAATACACCCACAGTCAGATCATGCGGATCCTGATGGGTCTGCTCATGGGCATGTTCCTGGCAGCCCTCGACCAGACCATTGTGTCGACCGCCATCCGCACCATCGGTGACGAACTCCACGGCCTGTCGATGCAGGCCTGGGTCACCACCGCCTACCTCATCACCTCGACCATCGCGACGCCGATCTACGGCAAGCTCGGCGACCTGTACGGCCGCAAGAAGCTGTTCCTGTTCGCCATCACCGTGTTCGTGATCGGCTCGTTCGCCTGCGCGTTCGCCACCTCGATGACCATGCTCGCCGTCTTCCGTGCGGTGCAGGGCATCGGCGCCGGTGGCCTGTTCACGCTGGCCCTCGCGATCATCGGCGACATCGTGCCGCCGCGTGAGCGCGCGAAGTACACCGGCTACTTCATGGCCACCTTCGCCACCAGCTCGGTGCTCGGCCCGGTCATCGGCGGCCTGTTCGCCGAGACCAGCTCGATCGTCGGCATCACCGGTTGGCGCTGGGTGTTCCTGGTCAACGTGCCGCTCGGCATCGCCGCGATGTTCGTCGTCAGCCGCACTCTCCACCTGCACCACGTGCGCCGCGAGGCCCGCATCGACTGGTGGGGCGCCGCCGCACTCGTCGTCGCGCTGGTTCCGCTGCTCACCGTTGCCGAGCAGGGCCGCACCTGGGGTTGGGGTTCGACCAACGCGATCATCGCCTACGTCATCGGTGCGATCGGTGTCATCGCGTTCTACCTCGCCGAACGGGCGATGGGCGACGACGCGCTGATCCCGCTGCGCATCTTCCGCATCCGCGCGGTGAGCGTCACGATCGTGGCCTCGATCATCGTCGGCCTCGGCATGTTCGGCGCGATGATGGTGCTGCCGCTCTACATGCAGATCGTGCACGGCGCGTCCCCGATGATGTCGGGTCTGATGATGCTGCCGATGGTGGTCGGCATGATGAGCATGGCGATGACGTCCGGTTTCATCACCGCCAAGACCGGCATCATCCGTCCGTTCCCGATCATCGGCACCGCGATCGCGGTCATCGCGATGGCGCTGCTGTGGACGGTGGACGCCGACACCAACCTGGCTGTCGTCATGGCCTACATGCTGGTGCTCGGTGTGGGTATCGGTAACTGCATGCAGCCGCTGACGCTCATCGTGCAGAACGCCGTGCCGCCGCAGGAGATCGGTGTGGCCACCTCGGCCGCCACGTTCTTCCGTCAGCTCGGTGGCACGCTCGGTGTCGCGGTCTTCCTGTCGATCCTGTTCAGCACTGTCGGCGACAAGATCTCGTCCGCCTTCAAGACGGCGATGCCGGGCATCCAGGCGGCCGTCGCGAAGGACCCGTCGCTGCTGCAGAACCCGTACAACGCGGGCGTGCTCAAGGGCGACACGAAGATCATGGCGCAGGTGCAGGACGACTCGTCGATCATCAGCAAGATGTCCGACGTGGTCGGCCACCCGTTCAAGGTCGGCTTCGCCGACTCGATCTCGCAGATCTTCATCGCGGCAGCCGCCGTTATGTTCGTCGGCTTCCTGGTGACCCTGCTCATGCCGAAGGTCGAGCTGCGCTCGCAGTCGGCGGGAGCGGCGATGCGCCAGCAGGCTGCCGAAGGCGGCTCCTCGGCCGACGAGGCGGGCGACAACTTCGCCGGTCTCGAGCCGGGCACCGCGCCGGCGGGCACGGCTCCGGCCGTCAACGCTGCGGCCTGTGACATCGACGCCACCGACAGCACGATCGACGACGATGCCGACACGGCGGCCAAGCACGCCGCGTCCGGCGACGTCGAGGTCGAAGCGCCGAGCCACACCACCCCGAAGCACCTGGCCGACTGA
- a CDS encoding class I SAM-dependent methyltransferase: MISNDAASLATQYDTTDRLSTRASVWRDTPDGRSPRRAAFAAVVAAAPSDYLEIGCGTGEFVAEVSEALPQARTVATDRSETMALATARRGVLTQVALADDLPFADASFDVVYAGWMLYHVPDVDAALAEVRRVLRPGGTFVAATNGDRHLADLLTEAGGTRLLTGFSSENGEQQLAPHFGDIAREDFDTRAHFTDHAAAQAYLATFSPELADGLPPFEGEREYVGASTVFVARLPRA, translated from the coding sequence ATGATCTCCAACGACGCGGCCTCCCTGGCGACGCAGTACGACACCACCGACCGGCTCTCCACGAGGGCATCGGTGTGGCGCGACACCCCCGACGGACGCAGCCCGCGGCGCGCGGCGTTCGCGGCGGTGGTGGCTGCCGCGCCGTCCGATTACCTCGAGATCGGCTGTGGCACGGGAGAATTCGTGGCCGAGGTGAGCGAGGCGTTGCCCCAGGCGAGGACCGTCGCCACCGACCGCTCGGAGACGATGGCGCTCGCGACCGCCCGGCGCGGCGTGCTCACCCAAGTGGCGCTCGCCGACGACCTGCCCTTTGCCGACGCGTCCTTCGACGTGGTCTACGCGGGCTGGATGCTCTACCACGTGCCCGACGTCGACGCCGCGCTCGCCGAGGTGCGTCGGGTGCTGCGCCCCGGCGGCACCTTCGTCGCGGCGACCAACGGCGATCGGCATCTGGCCGACCTGCTGACCGAGGCCGGCGGCACCCGGCTGCTCACCGGTTTCTCCAGCGAGAACGGCGAGCAGCAACTCGCGCCGCACTTCGGCGACATCGCCCGCGAAGACTTCGACACCCGCGCCCACTTCACCGATCACGCCGCGGCGCAGGCCTACCTGGCCACCTTCTCGCCCGAACTCGCCGACGGGCTGCCGCCGTTCGAGGGTGAGCGCGAGTACGTCGGCGCGAGCACTGTCTTCGTCGCGAGGTTGCCTCGCGCATGA
- a CDS encoding cytochrome c oxidase assembly protein, translated as MTVRRALIPFATALALVVTALAVILGGAAKPLELLDPGPLVRWGVPLARTVHDLAAALTVGSLLLGGLLVPESKTTARRQTAGRIAAWSALVWALAGFVRAIFAYGDAAGVSVGSPGFWSGAWKFTWELEVLRAPAITAVAAAVISAWCFLRPRRNGLAWAFFASLVALWPLALSGHAAGSSDHETGVDSLAVHLLSVTVWVGGIAAIAIMWDSLGKAAAVTLQRFSPVAVWCYVGVAASGVLAATLRLSSLGDLVSAYGALLILKAVALVGLGLLGAQQRRAVVAKLTQDPSDRPARALAVRLATVEVALMATAIGLATALARTAPPVVAQESSDPVVAITGYPAPPPISTAEIFGSWRTQWLFTTVAIVAVFVYLGWVRRLTKRGDTWPIDRTVCWVAGWALFLFMVDGGPGVYGRVMFSAHMAEHMMLSMVVPIFLVRGAAVTLALRALPKRPDKTLGPRELILASVHSRVLNVVANPAIIATIVLGTLILFYYTGWFEFALTTHTGHVTMVIHFLLSGYLFAWALVGIDPGPRKWPAPIRLLVLLVTVAFHAFFGVALMTGTDILGGDFFSRVNLPYVSNILVDQQRAGTVAWGVGEVPTLVLTMLIALEWYRTDKKDARRQERQAQRDGDAELNAYNDYLATLGRGKGKDS; from the coding sequence ATGACCGTCCGCCGTGCCCTCATCCCGTTCGCGACGGCCCTCGCGCTCGTCGTCACCGCCCTCGCCGTGATCCTCGGCGGCGCCGCCAAGCCCCTCGAACTGCTCGACCCCGGACCCCTCGTCCGGTGGGGGGTGCCGTTGGCCCGCACCGTGCACGACCTGGCCGCGGCGCTGACCGTCGGCTCGCTGCTGCTCGGTGGGCTGCTCGTGCCCGAGTCGAAAACGACCGCCCGCCGGCAGACAGCCGGCCGGATCGCCGCCTGGAGCGCGCTGGTCTGGGCGCTCGCCGGCTTCGTGCGCGCGATCTTCGCCTACGGCGACGCCGCCGGTGTGTCGGTCGGCTCGCCCGGATTCTGGAGCGGAGCCTGGAAGTTCACCTGGGAGCTCGAGGTGCTGCGCGCGCCGGCGATCACCGCGGTGGCCGCGGCGGTGATCAGTGCCTGGTGCTTCCTGCGTCCGCGGCGCAACGGCCTCGCCTGGGCGTTCTTCGCCTCGCTCGTGGCGCTCTGGCCGCTGGCTCTGTCGGGTCACGCGGCGGGCAGCAGCGACCACGAGACGGGCGTCGATTCGCTTGCGGTGCACCTGCTCTCGGTGACCGTCTGGGTCGGTGGCATCGCCGCGATCGCGATCATGTGGGACTCCCTCGGCAAAGCCGCCGCCGTCACCTTGCAGCGTTTCTCCCCCGTCGCGGTGTGGTGTTACGTCGGGGTCGCCGCCTCCGGTGTGCTCGCCGCGACGCTCCGCCTGTCGTCGCTCGGCGACCTGGTCAGCGCCTACGGCGCACTGCTGATCCTCAAGGCCGTCGCGCTCGTCGGGCTCGGCCTGCTCGGCGCGCAGCAGCGGCGCGCGGTGGTCGCCAAGCTGACCCAAGACCCGTCCGATCGCCCGGCCCGGGCGCTCGCCGTGCGGCTCGCCACCGTCGAGGTGGCGCTCATGGCCACCGCGATCGGCCTCGCCACCGCCCTCGCGCGCACCGCCCCGCCGGTGGTGGCGCAGGAGTCGAGCGACCCCGTCGTCGCCATCACCGGCTACCCGGCACCCCCGCCGATCAGCACCGCCGAGATCTTCGGTTCGTGGCGCACCCAGTGGCTGTTCACGACGGTCGCGATCGTCGCGGTGTTCGTCTACCTGGGCTGGGTGCGGCGACTCACCAAGCGCGGCGACACGTGGCCGATCGACCGCACCGTCTGCTGGGTCGCCGGGTGGGCGCTGTTCCTGTTCATGGTCGACGGCGGCCCCGGCGTCTACGGACGCGTGATGTTCTCGGCCCACATGGCCGAGCACATGATGCTGTCGATGGTCGTGCCGATCTTCCTGGTGCGCGGCGCCGCGGTGACGCTCGCGCTGCGTGCGCTGCCGAAGCGTCCGGACAAAACGCTCGGCCCGCGCGAACTCATCCTCGCGTCGGTGCATTCGCGGGTGCTCAACGTGGTGGCCAACCCGGCGATCATCGCCACGATCGTGCTCGGCACGCTGATCCTCTTCTACTACACGGGCTGGTTCGAGTTCGCCCTCACGACCCACACGGGGCACGTGACGATGGTGATCCACTTCCTGCTGTCGGGCTACCTGTTCGCCTGGGCGCTCGTCGGCATCGACCCGGGCCCGCGCAAGTGGCCGGCGCCGATCCGGCTGCTCGTGCTGCTGGTGACGGTCGCCTTCCACGCGTTCTTCGGGGTGGCGCTGATGACCGGCACCGACATCCTCGGCGGCGACTTCTTCAGCCGCGTCAACCTGCCCTACGTGTCGAACATCCTCGTCGACCAGCAGCGGGCCGGCACGGTGGCGTGGGGTGTCGGTGAGGTGCCGACTCTCGTGCTGACGATGCTCATCGCGCTCGAGTGGTACCGCACCGACAAGAAGGACGCGCGGCGGCAGGAGCGTCAGGCGCAGCGCGACGGGGACGCCGAACTCAACGCCTACAACGACTACCTCGCCACCCTCGGGCGCGGGAAGGGCAAGGACTCCTGA
- a CDS encoding maleylpyruvate isomerase family mycothiol-dependent enzyme: MHPAAPSDLGELIEAYSNTGQAVLDLGLTCHDDDFARETQCPGWTVQDQIAHVVGLEAIFNGAEQPDIEVPDHPWIKSDFGRFMETHVEARRDGEGPAVVAEWQELFPQRVAVLHEMLALDPDEPIETPVGPRRPGDLVSLRTVDIWCHEQDIRQALNRPGNLDSPGAALFSQRLFTALPILAARSGLPVGSTVIVETTGPVQGRGGVRIVERDGKPYGEELFSGDSYADDAHEGEATTIRLTTEAFTRRGAGRIPTSDLRYAVDGDEDLARMLLDAIAVTP; encoded by the coding sequence ATGCACCCCGCAGCCCCGTCCGACCTCGGCGAACTGATCGAGGCCTACTCCAACACCGGCCAGGCCGTGCTCGATCTGGGTCTGACCTGCCACGACGACGACTTCGCCCGCGAGACGCAGTGCCCGGGCTGGACCGTACAAGATCAGATCGCCCACGTGGTCGGCCTCGAAGCGATCTTCAACGGAGCCGAGCAGCCCGACATCGAGGTGCCCGATCACCCGTGGATCAAGAGCGACTTCGGACGCTTCATGGAGACGCACGTCGAAGCGCGCCGTGACGGCGAGGGCCCCGCGGTCGTCGCCGAATGGCAGGAACTCTTCCCGCAGCGGGTCGCGGTGTTGCACGAGATGCTCGCCCTCGACCCCGACGAACCCATCGAGACGCCGGTCGGCCCGCGCCGTCCGGGCGACCTGGTGTCGCTGCGCACCGTCGACATCTGGTGCCACGAACAAGACATCCGCCAGGCGCTCAACCGCCCCGGCAACCTCGACTCCCCCGGCGCGGCACTGTTCAGCCAGCGGCTGTTCACGGCGCTGCCGATCCTGGCCGCGCGGTCGGGTCTGCCGGTCGGCAGCACGGTGATCGTCGAGACCACCGGTCCGGTGCAGGGACGTGGCGGAGTGCGCATCGTCGAACGCGACGGCAAGCCGTACGGCGAGGAGCTGTTCTCCGGCGACTCCTACGCCGACGACGCGCACGAGGGCGAGGCGACCACCATCCGCCTCACCACCGAGGCGTTCACCCGCCGCGGCGCCGGCCGCATCCCGACGTCCGACCTGCGCTACGCCGTCGACGGCGACGAGGACCTCGCCCGGATGCTGCTCGACGCCATCGCCGTCACCCCCTAA